The following are encoded together in the Candidatus Auribacterota bacterium genome:
- a CDS encoding PQQ-binding-like beta-propeller repeat protein, protein PALGSDGWLYVGSGYYDNNIYCLNSAGGLAWSYSAAYYVYSSPAIGSDGGVYVGSNDNNMYSLNSAGGLAWSYSAADYVPSSPAIGSDGGVYVGSSDNNMYSLNSAGGLAWSYRTANNVQSSPALGSDGRLYVGSFDYNIYSLNSAGGLAWSYGAAGWVLSSPALGSDGRLYDGS, encoded by the coding sequence CCTGCGCTTGGGAGTGACGGGTGGCTTTATGTCGGGTCCGGCTATTATGATAACAATATATACTGCCTGAACTCAGCGGGCGGGCTGGCGTGGAGTTATAGCGCGGCGTACTATGTGTATTCCTCTCCTGCGATTGGGAGTGACGGGGGGGTTTATGTCGGGTCTAATGATAATAATATGTACTCCCTGAACTCAGCGGGCGGGCTGGCGTGGAGTTATAGCGCGGCGGACTATGTGCCTTCCTCTCCTGCGATTGGGAGTGACGGGGGGGTGTATGTCGGGTCTAGTGATAATAATATGTACTCCCTGAACTCAGCGGGCGGGCTGGCGTGGAGTTATCGCACGGCGAACAATGTGCAGTCCTCTCCTGCGCTTGGGAGTGACGGGAGGCTTTATGTCGGTTCTTTTGATTACAATATATACTCCCTGAACTCAGCGGGCGGGCTGGCGTGGAGTTATGGCGCGGCTGGCTGGGTGCTTTCCTCTCCTGCGCTTGGGAGTGACGGCAGGCTTTATGACGGCTCTTAA